Proteins from one Malassezia vespertilionis chromosome 2, complete sequence genomic window:
- a CDS encoding uncharacterized protein (COG:U; EggNog:ENOG503NUTS), producing MAEPVAGYATPDLRGGASDKEEVLASALGAPSETPIPAPDHFDAMVQCTGTDASPRVSRPLSTDEPCVHDTQHNAMLWDTRDVPFIAHAEHTTPVSAPLLPPAPCPSLWAIQPATFGAMRFATQDTDKPRSAAMSLGTPNAISALVSPLAAPLHPLASVGCLGETDSRSSSIYERADVLAQQCWDSDMPWVTKATLVQWLGGLVPLQALTLEKYMDKFDFSGMSLDRALRALCKKVHMRAETQQLDRVLESFSKRFYACNPSTVFGSADGVHSVSFSALLLNTDLHLAEIAEHMSKEQFVENTMHTLARCLEQQRVHEAATVLRTMYHSIRDDPLTAAAAPTPPPSGLRRAISLGRCRSVVHLYRRNARKSAVDFTGKAAQAAAPSSPASADHLLSAPGSPNTPPVIQSEADLGQVTLSAYSALPVQNGIVHLVHAPQKRGMLWKRKRPEVYWASLLHGALALYTPHRRSPSEGPRFEYNLVHAYAQYTHNAPWAAPHAIELCLPTGTKVYFEIPGAGAAKEWISAINLYAAHVTKIPWHNGTTNTDYGWKYAGMNKPAVQPETCKEPTKLHSTLLLLFRKQPKQSTSPLDTWVPPTYSVLPRESGNERQDAQIRDHVATLRKQLDQHGQVRLPMVELWRCDANSLQLAIRNWEMKQEHLAAELHKFTLYDEASQAKP from the coding sequence ATGGCGGAGCCTGTCGCGGGGTACGCTACGCCAGACTTGCGTGGCGGGGCAAGCGACAAAGAGGAGGTTTTGGCCTCGGCGttgggcgcgccgagcgagaCGCCCATTCCTGCCCCGGATCATTTTGACGCCATGGTCCAATGTACAGGAACAGATGCATCCCCCCGCGTTTCTCGGCCTTTGTCGACGGACGAGCCATGTGTACACGATACACAGCACAATGCGATGCTTTGGGACACACGAGATGTTCCTTTCATAGCGCATGCTGAACACACTACTCCCGTCTCTGCACCGCTTCTACCTCCCGCTCCATGCCCGTCTTTGTGGGCGATTCAGCCTGCTACGTTTGGCGCGATGCGTTTTGCCACGCAGGACACAGACAAACCGCGCTCTGCGGCCATGTCTTTAGGTACACCCAATGCAATTTCAGCTCTGGTTTCGCCGCTTGCCGCACCATTGCATCCACTTGCATCGGTTGGCTGCCTTGGCGAGACAGACTCGCGGTCCAGCAGCATCTATGAAAGGGCTGatgtgcttgcacagcagtGCTGGGACAGCGACATGCCGTGGGTCACGAAAGCGACGCTTGTACAATGGCTTGGCGGCTTGGTaccgctgcaagcgctgaCTTTGGAAAAGTACATGGACAAGTTTGACTTTAGCGGCATGAGTCTggatcgtgcgctgcgcgcgctgtgcaaaaAAGTACACATGCGTGCCGAGACACAGCAGCTGGACCGTGTCTTGGAAAGCTTTAGCAAGCGGTTCTACGCATGCAATCCGTCCACCGTCTTTGGATCGGCCGACGGTGTGCACAGCGTGTCGTTTTCTGCCTTGCTCTTGAATACGGACTTGCACCTTGCCGAGATTGCAGAGCACATGTCCAAGGAACAGTTTGTGGAGAATACAATGCATACGCTGGCTCGGTGCCTTGaacagcagcgcgtgcacgAGGCTGCaactgtgctgcgcaccatgTACCATTCGATCCGCGACGATCCTCTGacagccgccgccgctccgACTCCGCCGCCATCTGGATTGCGCCGAGCCATTTCCTTGGGCCGGTGCAGAAGCGTTGTGCATTTATATCGCCGGAATGCACGCAAGAGTGCAGTGGATTTCACGGGGAAAGCAGCtcaagcggcggcgccatcTTCGCCAGCCTCTGCCGACCATTTACTGTCCGCACCGGGCTCTCCAAATACGCCGCCTGTTATCCAGAGCGAAGCGGACCTTGGCCAAGTGACATTATCTGCATACAGCGCGTTGCCCGTGCAGAATGGCATCGTACATTTAGTACACGCGCCCCAAAAACGCGGCATGCTCTGGAAACGCAAACGGCCCGAGGTGTATTGGGCGTCGCTACTGCACGGTGCATTGGCCCTGTACACACCCCATCGACGGAGTCCAAGCGAAGGGCCCCGCTTTGAATATAATCTTGTACATGCGTATGCACAGTATACCCATAATGCgccatgggcggcgccgcatgcgaTCGAGCTTTGCCTGCCTACAGGCACTAAGGTGTATTTTGAAATTcccggcgctggcgccgctAAGGAATGGATTAGCGCGATAAATCTCTATGCAGCACATGTGACAAAAATTCCATGGCACAACGGTACGACCAATACAGACTATGGCTGGAAATACGCGGGAATGAACAAACCCGCCGTGCAGCCAGAAACGTGCAAAGAGCCGACAAAACTGCACTCCACGTTACTGCTCCTGTTCCGGAAACAGCCCAAGCAGTCTACATCGCCACTTGATACTTGGGTTCCACCCACCTATTCCGTGCTGCCCCGAGAGTCGGGCAATGAGCGGCAGGATGCACAGATCCGTGATCATGTAGCGAcgttgcgcaagcagctcgaccaGCACGGGCAGGTGCGCTTGCCTATGGTCGAACTCTGGCGCTGCGATGCAAATTCACTTCAGCTTGCTATACGGAATTGGGAGATGAAGCAGGAGCACCTCGCCGCGGAGCTCCACAAATTCACACTGTACGACGAGGCGAGCCAAGCGAAGCCATAA
- the PWP2 gene encoding U3 snoRNP protein (COG:A; BUSCO:EOG09260E2O; EggNog:ENOG503NVZP), whose product MKSSFRFANLCGTVYQQGNVAFDKDDSLYSPVGNRLSVFHLVRNSSSTLPFETRKPIARIAISPANPSLVLVADEDGHALLVNTNRRALLAHMNFKLPVRDVQFSPDGRFLAVTHGTHVQVWRTPSVLVREFAPFVLHRTYTGHSDDVLSISWSRSGCFFLTTSKDMTARLFSLDPVPGFRPKTFTGHRDAVLRAFFSLDERTVYTVSRDGACLTWGAKEEDMELDVPQDTEGTEEHAVGFIRWGVLARHYFHQANTQVACTDFHAPTSRLVVGFSNGLFSLRDMPDFHEVHALSISQEKIDSVAFNRSGEWLAFGAQRLGQLLVWEWASESYILKQQGHFYDMNAVAFAQDGQIAVTGGDDGKVKLWNTASGFSTVTFADHTAPVTCVEFAKQGQVLFTASLDGTVRAYDLVRYRNFRTFTSPAPVQFVSLAVEPSGEVVCAGSQDVFDVYMWSVQTGKLLDVLAGHTAPISGLAFDPTGSGMLASTSWDRTVRFWEVFRRSAHTESMQLNAEGLAISFRPDGKEVCASSLDGVLTFYNTQDAACNGVLDCRRDIAGGRSINDRISVRNNAAGAAFTSLCYAADGTCILAGGNANYVCLYDVREQVLLKRWTLSLNLALDGTQDKLNSRDVTDAGNVALINDVDENELSLHERMDRSLPGAQRGDLSKRSTRAQARSKCVRFSPTGQTWAAASTSGLLLYSLDDQTTFDPTDLDMELTPQAVRAASHQGDTLPALLGALRLNDPALMAEVYEHVKMKEVPLIASQLPTVYLAQVLGLVASRLDPANESPHVEFHLSWLASLFQAHGAIIRAQSSTTYAPVLRAVQMALNELRANVKTTGDRNAASILYIWNAFSTRPLQRVENEV is encoded by the coding sequence ATGAAATCGTCCTTTCGGTTCGCGAACCTGTGCGGAACCGTGTACCAGCAAGGCAACGTGGCATTTGACAAAGATGACTCGCTATACTCACCGGTAGGCAACCGGCTTTCCGTGTTCCATCTCGTGCGCAATAGCTCGTCGACGCTGCCGTTTGAGACACGGAAACCAATAGCACGGATCGCCATTTCCCCTGCGAATCCCAGTCTGGTACTTGTAGCGGACGAGGATGGGCATGCATTACTAGTGAATACGAACCGCCGTGCACTGCTTGCACATATGAACTTCAAACtgcccgtgcgcgacgtacAGTTCTCTCCCGACGGCCGCTTTCTTGCCGTGACGCACGGAACGCATGTGCAAGTATGGCGAACGCCGAGCGTATTGGTGCGCGAGTTTGCGCCTTTTGTACTACACAGGACATATACCGGTCACTCTGACGATGTGCTGAGCATTTCCTGGTCGAGGAGCGGCTGCTTTTTCCTGACAACGTCCAAGGATATGaccgcgcgcctcttttcGCTCGATCCCGTCCCTGGATTCAGGCCCAAGACATTTACAGGGCACCGCGATGCGGTTTTACGCGCCTTTTTTTCGCTGGACGAACGGACAGTGTATACAGtgtcgcgcgacggcgcatgccTTACGTGGGGCGCAAAAGAAGAGGATATGGAGCTCGATGTGCCTCAAGACACGGAGGGCACAGAAGAGCATGCCGTTGGGTTCATACGCTGGGGCGTGCTTGCACGGCACTATTTTCATCAAGCGAATACCCAAGTCGCGTGCACAGACTTTCACGCGCCGACTTCGCGCTTGGTCGTGGGCTTTAGCAATGGCCTCTTTTCCTTGCGCGATATGCCCGACTTTCACGAAGTGCACGCACTGAGCATCAGCCAGGAAAAAATTGACAGCGTTGCTTTTAACCGCTCCGGCGAATGGCtcgcgtttggcgcacagcggcTCGGGCAGTTGCTTGTGTGGGAATGGGCGAGCGAGTCCTACATCTTAAAACAGCAGGGCCACTTCTATGACATGAACGCCGTCGCTTTTGCACAGGACGGCCAAATTGCTGTCACGGGTGGCGACGATGGCAAAGTCAAGCTGTGGAATACCGCTTCTGGATTTAGCACCGTCACGTTTGCAGACCACACCGCGCCTGTGACATGTGTTGAATTCGCAAAGCAGGGTCAAGTCCTGTTCACTGCGAGCTTGGATGGCACAGTACGTGCCTACGATCTGGTCCGCTACCGCAACTTTCGTACCTTTACGAGCCCCGCACCTGTACAGTTTGTCAGTTTGGCCGTAGAGCCTTCTGGGGAAGTGGTGTGTGCAGGAAGCCAAGATGTGTTTGACGTGTACATGTGGAGCGTCCAGACGGGCAAGCTCCTCGATGTTTTGGCGGGCCATACCGCGCCCATCTCAGGCCTTGCATTCGACCCTACAGGCAGTGGTATGCTGGCCAGCACAAGCTGGGATCGGACGGTGCGATTCTGGGAAGTGTTTCGTCGCAGTGCACACACTGAGTCGATGCAATTGAATGCAGAGGGCCTTGCCATCTCTTTTCGACCGGACGGCAAGGAAGTATGCGCCTCGTCACTCGATGGCGTGCTTACTTTCTACAATACACAAGATGCGGCGTGCAACGGTGTGCTCGATTGCCGGCGCGATATCGCTGGTGGGCGGAGCATCAACGACCGCATCTCGGTACGGAACAATGCagccggcgctgcgtttACCAGTCTGTGCTACGCTGCAGATGGCACGTGTATCCTCGCGGGAGGGAATGCCAACTATGTGTGTTTGTacgacgtgcgcgagcaagtATTGCTAAAGCGCTGGACGCTCAGTCTGAACCTGGCGCTGGATGGGACACAGGATAAGCTCAATTCGCGCGACGTTACCGATGCGGGCAACGTTGCACTAATCAATGACGTCGACGAAAATGAACTTTCTTTGCATGAGCGCATGGATCGCAGCTTGCCgggtgcacagcgcggaGACCTGAGCAAGCGATCCACACGGGCACAAGCACGGTCCAAGTGCGTTCGATTCTCGCCCACCGGACAAACGTGGGCCGCGGCATCTACCAGTGGCTTGTTGCTGTACTCTTTGGACGACCAAACTACGTTCGATCCTACCGACCTGGATATGGAGCTTACACCACAGgcggtgcgtgcagctTCGCATCAAGGCGATACGCTGCCCGCCTTGCTGGGTGCATTGCGCCTGAATGATCCTGCACTGATGGCCGAAGTGTATGAACACGTAAAGATGAAGGAGGTGCCTTTGATTGCATCGCAGCTTCCCACCGTATATCTTGCACAGGTGCTGGGTCTTGTTGCGTCGCGGTTGGATCCGGCGAATGAGAGTCCGCACGTAGAATTCCATCTTTCCTGGCTCGCTTCCCTTTTCCAGGCCCATGGTGCGATCATTCGTGCACAGAGCAGCACGACGTATGCGCCTGTATTGCGTGCCGTGCAAATGGCGCTCAACGAGCTGCGGGCAAATGTAAAGACAACTGGCGATCGCAATGCGGCAAGCATCCTGTATATTTGGAACGCATTCTCGACGCgcccgctgcagcgtgttGAAAATGAGGTGTAG
- the HAS1 gene encoding RNA helicase (COG:A; BUSCO:EOG09261F73; EggNog:ENOG503NUXT), which produces MAKHGAQDAEEAKLERELSGDVKQASSDYVREPFSTLDLSDATARGLKEMGFQTMTEVQARCIPPLLAGKDVLGAAQTGSGKTLAFLIPVVDMLYRLKFKPRNGTGAIVISPTRELALQIFGVAKELMEHHSQTLGIVMGGANRKAEADKLQKGVNLIIATPGRLLDHLQNTKGFVFSNLKTLVIDEADRILEIGFEDEMRQIVQLLPETRQTMLFSATQTTKVQDLARVSLRPGPLYINVHEQLAASTVSKLEQGYVVCDSDKRFLLLFTFLKRNAGKKCIVFMSSCNSVKYHAELLNYIDVPVLDLHGKQKQQKRSTTFFEFCNAKSGTLICTDVAARGLDIPAVDWIIQFDPPDDPRDYIHRVGRTARGGQSGRSLLFLLPSELGFLRFLKVAKVPLNEYTFPSNKIANVQNQLEKLIAKNYYLHQSAKEGYRSYIQAYGSYSLKRIFDINALDLAKVAKAFGFAVPPKVNVTIGTGLKSSTPKKHHGAEEDEEEINTKRHRVDRRSHGDQHKAYKYRKSEKQREASSSGTQWSR; this is translated from the coding sequence AtggccaagcacggcgcgcaggacGCGGAAGAAGCGAAGCTCGAGCGGGAGCTCAGCGGCGACGTAAAGCAGGCAAGTTCTGATTATGTGCGGGAGCCATTTTCTACGCTGGACCTGAGCGATGCGACCGCGCGTGGCCTCAAAGAGATGGGATTTCAAACCATGACAGAAGTGCAAGCGCGGTGTAttccgccgctgctcgcagGCAAAGATGTGCTgggtgcagcgcagactGGGAGTGGCAAGACACTTGCCTTTTTGATTCCTGTTGTCGATATGCTGTACAGGCTGAAATTCAAGCCGCGGAACGGCACAGGCGCCATTGTCATTTCTCCcacgcgcgagcttgcacTGCAGATCTTTGGCGTGGCCAAGGAGCTCATGGAACACCACAGTCAGACGCTTGGTATTGTGATGGGCGGAGCGAACCGCAAGGCGGAGGCGGACAAGCTGCAAAAGGGTGTGAATCTGATCATCGCCACACCCGGCCGGCTCTTGGACCACTTGCAAAACACCAAAGGGTTCGTCTTTTCCAATCTCAAGACGCTCGTGATCGACGAGGCGGACCGAATTTTGGAAATTGGTTTCGAGGATGAGATGCGGCAGATTGTGCAACTGCTCCCGGAAACTAGGCAAACGATGCTGTTTTCCGCAACGCAAACGACCAAGGTCCAggatcttgcgcgcgtatCGCTCCGGCCCGGGCCACTTTATATCAACGTGCACGAACAGCTTGCCGCATCCACCGTGTCCAAGCTGGAGCAGGGCTATGTCGTGTGTGACAGCGACAAACGATTCTTGCTGCTCTTTACCTTCCTCAAACGCAACGCGGGAAAAAAGTGTATCGTGTTCATGAGCAGCTGCAACAGTGTCAAGTATCACGCAGAGCTGCTCAACTACATCGACGTGCCTGTGCTGGATCTGCACGGGAAACAAAAGCagcaaaagcgcagcacgacTTTTTTCGAGTTCTGCAACGCCAAAAGTGGCACGCTGATTTGCACGGAtgttgccgcgcgcggttTGGACATCCCTGCGGTCGACTGGATTATCCAATTTGATCCGCCCGACGATCCGCGCGATTATATTCATCGTGTGgggcgcactgcgcgtggCGGTCAAAGCGGCCGCTCCCTGCTGTTCTTGCTCCCTAGCGAGCTTGGGTTTTTGCGCTTTCTCAAGGTTGCCAAAGTGCCCCTCAACGAGTATACGTTCCCGTCCAACAAGATTGCCAATGTGCAAAACCAGCTTGAAAAGCTCATTGCAAAGAACTACTACTTGCACCAGTCTGCAAAAGAAGGGTATCGCTCCTACATTCAGGCCTACGGATCCTACTCTTTAAAGCGTATTTTCGATATCAATGCACTTGACTTGGCCAAGGTGGCAAAGGCATTTGGCTTTGCTGTCCCGCCGAAGGTGAATGTGACTATCGGCACGGGCCTCAAgagcagcacgccaaagaAGCACCACGGGGCggaggaagacgaggaggaaATCAATACCAAACGCCATCGTGTGGACCGTCGCTCGCACGGAGACCAACACAAGGCATACAAGTACCGCAAGAGCGAGAAACAGCGCGaggcgagcagcagcggcacacaGTGGAGTCGGTAG
- the UTP21 gene encoding rRNA-processing protein utp21 (BUSCO:EOG09260SJV; COG:S; EggNog:ENOG503NV9E): MDAPKEKRVRTDATETKERRAHESAALYTPFRALGYVTNGVPFLLQTRFGGKDAQTPDVTIITCLGDAWAMWNAERMTLLFVGPLLPDAVTSMAISTSPDSVLVAAGTRVHRYVRGKEVAVYSTEDEEGGTSGTPLSSLAVFGDMVVALAADGRAAFVWSLATIELQHTLCFPTGFTAASLVHPATYLNKIVIGSIEGALQLWNVRTGTLVYAFSPASLRGAECAAGIVALEQSPAVDIVAAAYADGLVLLYDVGLAECLFSVRVEGGLGPGCVAFRTDGEAHTLALGTRAGSLVLFDLAAVEDGGNGAAPRLLHSIQHAHDGPIGGIAFVPGQPLLITSGTDNALKEWFFESPTLPPRLLKSRSGHALPPHLVRYYGEDGRNILSASRDRSLRCLSVVRDSRSFELSQGSVESKANKLALDATSFKRAPIASLSYSTTRSRDWDDVLTAHANDRFAHTWTVRDKHMNKAPLSAAPSKKHAAVATAACVSACGNFGLLGTSHGDVHIYNMQSHIFRRSFLTGTTDAVVDIVTDAVNQVCLVGTQDGTLHYFDFHTAQRLATQHLAAGCTGLCLHRDSNLVAAMTDDLALLVIDIDTRRIARRFTGFRGRILDACFSPDGRWIVSCSTDGVVRTFDIATAQLIDAFRPPSMATSVTFSPTGDFLATAHVDSVGVHLWVNRALFAPVALRALGMGDVSQEREAAMPTLQGTALDTDEMDMVLDVGEPAFQRTYTSPPQLHDGARPLITLSTMPRARWITLLHLDTIKRRNKPQEALKKPEKVPFFLEAALPDTHSPSYAAPASPHNHADLLFASNMERRLRAAVDAGDVAPLFTYLHTLPAPQLDVEIRSLESTAQQTLFLQALALRLHAKQDYEAVQAMLAVFLDAHGEALQANGVDPDSASPDQGAALALALRQVLAEQERQGSRIMRTLEYCMGTLSFLRQVPLS; the protein is encoded by the coding sequence atggatgcgccgaaagagaagcgcgtgcgcactGACGCGACAGAGACCAAGGAGCGTCGTGCCCACGAGTCTGCTGCACTCTATACTCCGTTTCGTGCGCTTGGATACGTGACCAACGGCGTGCCATTTCTATTGCAAACACGATTCGGCGGCAAGGATGCACAGACGCCCGACGTGACAATCATAACGTGTTTGGGCGACGCTTGGGCAATGTGGAATGCGGAGCGCATGACACTCTTATTTGTAGGGCCTTTGCTACCGGATGCAGTTACGAGCATGGCCATCTCGACGTCGCCAGATAgcgtgctcgtcgcggcAGGAACAAGAGTGCATCGCTACGTGCGTGGAAAAGAGGTGGCCGTGTACAGCACAGAAGATGAGGAAGGAGGTACGTCTGGCACTCCTCTGTCTTCTCTTGCTGTGTTTGGCGACATGGTCGTTGCACTAGCAGCCGatgggcgcgccgcgttcGTCTGGTCGCTCGCCACGAtcgagctgcagcacacgctgTGCTTCCCCACAGGCTTTACCGCCGCGAGTCTTGTCCATCCTGCCACCTACTTGAACAAGATCGTAATTGGGAGCATTGAAGGTGCATTGCAGCTGTGGAAtgtgcgcacaggcaccCTGGTCTACGCATTTTCTCCCGCGTCactccgcggcgcggagtGTGCGGCAGGCAttgtcgcgctggagcagtCGCCAGCGGTCGATATCGTAGCCGCGGCATACGCTGATGGTCTTGTACTCCTCTACGATGTGGGCCTTGCCGAATGCCTCTTTTCCGTGCGCGTCGAAGGCGGCCTTGGGCCTGGCTGTGTCGCATTCCGCACCGACGGCGAAGCGCATACCCTCGCTCTCGGCACACGCGCGGGCTCGCTTGTACTTTTCGATCTTGCCGCCGTGGAAGACGGCGGCaatggcgctgcgccgcgtcttttGCATTCGATTCAACACGCACACGACGGTCCCATTGGCGGCATTGCCTTTGTGCCTGGCCAGCCGCTTCTGATTACGTCCGGTACGGATAATGCGCTGAAAGAATGGTTCTTTGAATCACCCACACTGCCGCCACGACTGCTGAaatcgcgcagcggccaCGCCTTGCCGCCGCACCTGGTCCGGTACTATGGCGAGGACGGGCGGAATATATTGTCCGCCTCGCGCGATCGGAGCCTCCGGTGCCTGTCTGTCGTGCGCGATAGCCGCTCTTTTGAGCTGAGCCAAGGTTCTGTCGAGAGCAAAGCCAACAAacttgcgctcgacgcgacATCTTTcaaacgcgcgccgatcgcgtcgctgtcgtacagcacgacgcgctcgcgcgacTGGGACGATGTGCTGACCGCGCATGCCAACGACCGCTTTGCACATACATGGACCGTGCGCGATAAGCACATGAACAAAGCCCcgctcagcgccgcgccaagcaagAAGCACGCGGCGGTtgcgacggcggcgtgtgTGAGTGCCTGCGGCAATTTCGGCTTGCTTGGCACGAGCCACGGCGACGTGCACATTTACAATATGCAGAGCCACATATTCCGCCGCTCGTTCCTCACGGGAACGACTGATGCCGTGGTCGATATTGTGACCGACGCGGTGAATCAAGTGTGTCTGGTCGGCACGCAGgacggcacgctgcactaCTTTGACTTTCAcaccgcccagcgcctcgccacGCAGCATCTGGCCGCAGGGTGCACCGGTCTTTGCTTGCATCGCGACTCGAATCTTGTCGCAGCCATGACCGACGACTTGGCGCTCCTGGTGATTGATATCGACACccggcgcattgcgcgccgctttaCAGGCTTCCGCGGCAGGATCTTAGACGCGTGCTTCTCTCCCGACGGACGCTGGATCGTGTCGTGCAGCACAGACGGCGTGGTCCGCACCTTTGACATTGCCACCGCACAGCTCATCGACGCTTTCCGCCCGCCGAGTATGGCGACCAGTGTCACCTTTTCTCCCACCGGCGATTTCCTCGCCACCGCGCATGTCGATAGCGTCGGTGTCCATTTATGGGTGAACCGCGCCTTGTTTGCGCCTGTTGCACTCCGTGCATTGGGCATGGGCGACGTTTCTCAGGAGCGCGAAGCCGCTATGCCGACACTCCAGGGCACCGCACTTGACACGGACGAAATGGATATGGTCCTGGACGTGGGCGAGCCCGCATTCCAACGCACATACACAAGTCCCCCGCAGCTTCatgacggcgcgcggcctCTGATCACGCTGAGTACAATGccacgcgcacgctggaTCACTCTCTTGCACCTCGACACCATCAAGCGACGAAACAAGCCGCAAGAGGCGCTCAAGAAGCCCGAAAAAGTGCCCTTTTTCCTCGAGGCTGCGCTCCCAGACACGCACTCTCCGTCCTACGCGGCGCCTGCTTCCCCGCACAACCACGCTGACCTGCTGTTTGCCTCGAACATGGAGCGCCGATTACGCGCGGCTGTAGACGCGGGCGACGTTGCGCCCTTGTTTACCTACCTGCATACCCTCCCGGCACCGCAGCTCGACGTGGAGATCCGGTCCCTCGAATCCACCGCGCAACAGACCTTGTTCCTCCAAGCGCTCGCACTGCGCCTCCACGCCAAGCAGGACTACGAGGCTGTCCAGGCCATGCTTGCCGTGTTTCTGgacgcgcacggcgaaGCGCTTCAAGCCAATGGCGTCGATCCGGATAGCGCCTCGCCggaccaaggcgcggcgcttgcgcttgcgctgcgccaagtaCTGGCTGAGCAGGAGCGCCAAGGGAGCCGGATTATGCGCACATTGGAATACTGTATGGGAACATTGAGCTTTTTGCGGCAAGTGCCGCTCTCGTAG